One stretch of Thermococcus sp. 21S9 DNA includes these proteins:
- a CDS encoding GNAT family N-acetyltransferase → MREETTFVAVEGSDVLGFVTVKPANRKALKILWMAVRRELRGKGIGTELLHFVEKWAKERDFELLVVKTSGDLSYKPYDETRRFYERRGFVKIALIEPYPEWGEPALIYAKCLGNVLKSRL, encoded by the coding sequence CTGAGAGAGGAAACTACCTTTGTCGCCGTTGAGGGAAGCGACGTCCTCGGCTTCGTGACAGTCAAGCCCGCCAACAGGAAAGCACTCAAAATCCTCTGGATGGCAGTTAGGAGAGAATTAAGGGGCAAAGGTATTGGGACGGAACTGCTCCATTTCGTTGAGAAGTGGGCGAAGGAGAGAGACTTTGAGCTACTCGTCGTCAAGACGTCGGGAGATTTGAGCTACAAGCCCTACGACGAGACGAGGCGCTTCTATGAGCGGAGGGGTTTCGTGAAAATCGCGCTGATAGAGCCGTATCCCGAGTGGGGCGAGCCGGCGCTGATTTACGCGAAGTGTCTCGGAAACGTTTTAAAATCCCGGTTGTAA
- a CDS encoding MFS transporter, producing the protein MRWSEIPRDAKAYMLYHTLIAPGLIVWILFPLYLMETGYSILEVGAFFTAVNIIAIPLTYLFGRLFNRWDIKKGLIAIDVLDGIAYVSYGLAKGAIAPIMLFAGRTIEKLSTVLYPLYRAYEQVIYPEDKYEEIFAWHLRLPELSRLITFPVMGYILGYVYPGPESYRWAFLFFGLFSAVTVAYIWKFLPSIGREERITPRGFSFKAGEFKVLLAFEALLTLAWELAPEIVLINYVVFVLHKTVFEVTLIACASSLASIMGTYASERVPKGKGFQAIGAGMLINAFYALVMALSPPFWFALLVYAVGDFGGTFWFPFYRSWMFKLIPKEKASEFHSAISSYRKLLGLFTPFVAGALASLHPTLPYAVSFGLFLLAGAMFWWLYKARSSHS; encoded by the coding sequence ATGCGCTGGAGCGAGATTCCCCGCGACGCTAAGGCCTACATGCTCTACCACACGCTCATCGCTCCCGGCCTGATAGTCTGGATACTCTTCCCGCTCTACCTCATGGAGACCGGCTACTCAATCCTCGAAGTCGGGGCGTTCTTCACCGCTGTAAACATAATCGCGATTCCCCTAACTTATCTCTTCGGCCGGCTCTTCAACCGCTGGGACATCAAGAAGGGCCTTATCGCGATAGACGTTTTAGACGGCATCGCCTACGTTTCCTATGGCCTCGCGAAGGGAGCGATAGCTCCCATCATGCTCTTCGCAGGCAGAACGATTGAAAAGCTCTCGACGGTTCTCTATCCGCTCTACCGAGCCTACGAGCAGGTAATCTATCCGGAGGACAAGTACGAGGAAATCTTCGCCTGGCACCTCCGCCTGCCCGAGCTATCGAGGCTTATCACATTCCCAGTTATGGGCTACATCCTCGGCTACGTCTATCCTGGGCCGGAGAGCTACCGCTGGGCTTTCCTGTTCTTCGGCCTCTTCTCTGCCGTCACTGTGGCTTACATCTGGAAGTTTCTACCCTCCATTGGTCGGGAGGAGCGAATAACGCCGAGAGGCTTCAGCTTCAAGGCCGGCGAGTTCAAGGTCCTCCTCGCCTTCGAGGCGTTGCTGACACTCGCCTGGGAGCTCGCTCCCGAAATCGTGCTGATAAACTACGTCGTCTTCGTGCTCCACAAAACGGTTTTCGAGGTGACGCTGATAGCCTGCGCGAGCAGTTTGGCTTCAATAATGGGAACCTACGCGAGCGAGAGGGTTCCTAAGGGGAAGGGATTCCAGGCGATAGGGGCCGGCATGCTAATTAACGCATTCTACGCGCTTGTGATGGCCCTCTCACCACCCTTTTGGTTCGCCCTCCTCGTCTACGCGGTTGGCGACTTCGGAGGCACCTTCTGGTTCCCATTCTACCGCTCCTGGATGTTCAAGCTGATTCCAAAGGAGAAGGCCAGTGAGTTCCACTCGGCGATATCGAGCTACCGGAAGCTCCTAGGTCTCTTTACACCCTTCGTTGCGGGAGCGCTGGCGAGCCTCCACCCCACACTGCCCTACGCTGTGAGCTTCGGGCTGTTCCTTTTGGCAGGGGCGATGTTCTGGTGGCTTTACAAAGCCAGAAGTTCTCATAGCTAA
- a CDS encoding nucleotidyltransferase domain-containing protein yields MRPWEVALRKFLKSWEESEVVEAAILTGSYALGLQTPRSDMDVYIILSDDADWRERGNVLIDGVLIEYFANPVRAVRRYFEEELVHNSRATARIILTGKVLFDKTGIIEALQAEVEEYMRKPFPKPEPVKVELAKYVLWDAIDSLKDAEERGDPSYPYLYHLALKRALESYARFLRVEAPPASKVHRLFSDEAFRRAYLFPDFPDDDFVALFLRAMEDVKTENVEALVNHVLERMGGFSIDGWKFRTPVKV; encoded by the coding sequence GTGCGTCCCTGGGAAGTTGCCCTCAGAAAGTTCCTCAAGTCCTGGGAAGAGAGCGAGGTCGTTGAGGCCGCTATCCTCACAGGGAGCTACGCTCTCGGCCTTCAAACTCCCCGCTCGGACATGGACGTTTACATAATCCTATCCGACGACGCGGACTGGCGAGAGAGGGGAAACGTCCTCATAGACGGCGTTTTAATTGAGTATTTTGCGAACCCAGTGCGGGCCGTTAGGAGGTACTTTGAGGAGGAGCTGGTCCATAACAGCAGAGCCACCGCCAGAATAATCCTCACAGGGAAAGTCCTCTTCGACAAGACGGGTATCATAGAGGCCCTCCAAGCCGAGGTCGAGGAGTACATGAGGAAGCCGTTTCCAAAGCCCGAGCCGGTGAAAGTTGAACTGGCCAAGTACGTTCTCTGGGACGCCATTGACAGCCTGAAGGATGCTGAGGAACGGGGAGACCCGAGCTACCCCTATCTGTATCACCTTGCCCTGAAGAGGGCGCTTGAGTCCTACGCCCGGTTTTTGCGGGTCGAGGCACCGCCGGCTAGTAAGGTGCATCGTCTCTTCAGTGACGAGGCCTTTAGAAGGGCTTACCTCTTCCCTGACTTCCCGGATGATGATTTCGTCGCCCTCTTCCTCAGGGCCATGGAAGACGTTAAAACTGAGAACGTCGAGGCGCTGGTAAATCACGTCCTTGAGAGGATGGGCGGTTTCAGTATAGACGGGTGGAAGTTTAGAACCCCGGTTAAGGTTTAG
- a CDS encoding ABC transporter ATP-binding protein produces MMVLENVRKAIRGREVLRGVSLTVKPGEIHAYLGHNGAGKTTTFRLILGLLVPDSGRVEVLGVNPLKNPEVRAKIGYLQEYDLLYPNLTVLDNLRRYALLKGVYDEDELRELLDFFELEEYAKKKVSALSSGTRRRVAIARAFLGRPEVLILDEPTRGLDPEWRLRFKRFLREYARKNNASIVFSTHILSDVDEVCDTVTVIREGRVLFSGNLEEFRRSAPTEEAVLVKVADVERAIAVLREKGYSPEVVKGYIALRNAEPSEVNALLVKAGLRVEEIKRAEPSLEEVYAMLYGG; encoded by the coding sequence ATGATGGTCCTTGAGAACGTTCGGAAGGCCATAAGGGGAAGGGAAGTCCTCCGCGGAGTAAGCTTAACAGTAAAGCCGGGCGAAATCCACGCCTACCTCGGCCACAACGGGGCCGGCAAGACAACAACCTTTCGCCTTATTCTCGGTCTCCTCGTCCCCGACTCCGGCAGGGTTGAGGTGCTCGGAGTCAACCCGCTCAAGAACCCGGAGGTGAGGGCTAAAATCGGCTACCTCCAGGAGTACGACCTCCTCTATCCAAACCTCACTGTCCTCGACAACCTCAGGCGCTACGCCCTGCTGAAGGGAGTTTACGACGAGGATGAGCTTAGAGAGCTCCTCGACTTCTTCGAGCTTGAAGAATACGCCAAAAAGAAGGTTTCGGCTTTATCAAGCGGGACGCGGAGGAGGGTTGCGATAGCGCGAGCCTTTCTTGGACGCCCAGAGGTTCTAATCCTCGACGAGCCGACGAGGGGCCTCGACCCTGAGTGGAGGCTGAGGTTCAAGCGGTTCCTGAGGGAGTACGCGAGGAAGAACAACGCCTCCATCGTTTTCTCAACGCATATCCTCAGCGACGTCGATGAGGTCTGCGACACCGTGACGGTAATCCGCGAGGGCCGGGTTCTCTTCTCCGGAAACCTTGAGGAGTTCAGGAGAAGTGCCCCGACGGAAGAGGCCGTCCTCGTGAAGGTGGCCGACGTTGAGAGGGCCATAGCGGTTCTCCGGGAGAAGGGTTATTCCCCGGAGGTCGTGAAGGGTTACATAGCCCTGAGGAACGCCGAGCCGTCGGAGGTGAACGCCCTCCTCGTGAAAGCTGGCCTGAGGGTTGAGGAGATTAAAAGGGCAGAGCCGAGCCTTGAGGAGGTCTACGCGATGCTTTACGGGGGGTGA